In Zingiber officinale cultivar Zhangliang chromosome 1A, Zo_v1.1, whole genome shotgun sequence, the DNA window atatcttttattactgacgacatagTCGTACACTTGCGGTAGCGTAACAACCACCAACTAATTGACGCTGATACCGATCGACATCACCACTGTTTAGCGTCGCCACTAATCAGTACCATCGCCAATCGACAGTGCCACTGTTAAGCACTTACAACTCACTTTGTGCCACTAGGCACAAAGTTGAGCCAGAGATCTCTATCTCAGATTGCTTTGTCCCCATGCTTGGCTAGTACCGATCGGAGACGAAAAACTTGTAGTTTAGTGAAGCTGTCTTGAAGATATCTCGGTATGAAAATTGATAGAGGCAAGCTTCGTTAAGCTTGCTCGTTGATTCTGATAAAGGCTAGTGTTGAGTTCAAAAGAATTCATATGtctccataatagtatgatattatccactttgggcataagttctcatagttttatttttggactctatcCAAAATCccttataccaatggagatattttcatCCCTTTTAAATTCATTATCTTTTCCATATCTttctaatgtgagactttgattatattctcaacaattctcctctcaaatgaaggaccaccattactctcatggtctggaTCTCCCCGTAAGAATTTAGTTACTCTTGACCTGCTCTAAGCCTCCTCGTAAGCttctggtcactcttgacctactttggATCTCTCCGTGAATATCCGATCACTTTTGATCTACTCTAGgtctccccgcaagcatctgatcaccttgacctactctagGCCTCCCCAAGAGCATCCGATTACTCTTGACCTACTCTAGGTTTCTCCGCGATCATCTAGTTACCCCGACCTACTCCAGGCCTCCGCAAGTATCCTGTCACTCTTGACTTGTTCCAAGCTTCCCCGTAAGTATTTGATCACCCTAATTTGTTTCAGACCTCCCTacaagcatccgatcactcttgacctatTTCGGACCTCCCCGTGAGCATCTGATCACTCAAACATATTTTGGCCCTCCCCATAACTTCGTTTAAGGTCACCCCACATGACATCTGGTCTGGATCATAGCTCTGATATCATTTTTTGGGTGATATGATATAGTTCACTTTGACCCTAAGCTCTTATAGTTAATTTTTGGGCTCTATCCGAAAGTTTTTATATCTATGGAGATATCTTcattccttttaaccccatgattttttccatgtctttctaatatgggactttgattgtattcctaaCGAATAGCCTTGTAAGATTAACAAATGCTCTTTACAAGGTTCGATTACGAACTCGTAGGTATAATTCCTAAATGAACACTTTGATCTATGGTTATGTCTAGCACATGGTGTATCCTATATGTGTATGATGCATGTGTTGTAATAATTTAGATTATTATTTTACTTCCGTTGCTTGTTtaggaaataaaaatttaaaatacacatCCAGAAACCTAACaagttgttggtgcagggagcaacctatcaaacatatgttttgatatatggaagtttaaaattaaattatttgtgaaacTGATGTATGTGTTAAGTGTGCAAGTGTAAATAGCATGGGATAAGTAGGAGTTTTAGTAGATCAAGTGACTATATACCAAGCAatggaaagtcttagtggatgAGATGACAAAACACTAACTTAGTAGGTACCAAGTGTAAGTCCTAGTGGATTAGGTGGCCAAACACTAGATAGTGAAGTCATAGTAGGGAGCTAGACCATACAATTGGCAAAGGTAAGTTGTGACCAAAGGTAAGTTGAGTACCTTTCTAACATAGAAAGTCATAGAAAGTCGTGGATGGTAAAATAAACTAAGTGCAAACTAACTAAGAAACCAACCTATTTTTCTAAGTGAAGATTGGTAACCAATGTTATCTGAATCTTTAGAAAATATGTTATTATGTCTTGTGAactaattttgtgttgcaggaagTAAATTGAGTGTTTAGGCGATCGGAAGGAGTCAGAACAACTTGAATCAGATAAGGCTATTAGAGCTAGTCGTGATCTTTCGGGAGATCGAAATAAGGTTCGGGCAACCTTAGTGTTTGTACGATAGGAGTCCTTCTAGGCAACCCGAAGGCGAGATCCAGCGATTCAAAGTAGATGGTCAAGCATAGAAGATGACTAGACTCCAAGAGTCGAAGGGAGTCCAGGCGATTGGAGGTCGCTGAGTCATCCTTATCTAGAGTTGAAGTTGAAGTAGATCGAAGTTGTGCCCAagttttagggtccaaggaaggcTTTCCAAGCGACTAGATAAATGTCACGTTAGCAATTGACAAAGCTTTATAAAGGAGGGTCAAGGCATCTGTTTCTCAACACTGTTTTCTCATCTACTTGCTCGTGATTCTGTTGATATGTCACATCCAACTGCTCTCCAAGCTCGATCGACAACACCATACTGTTATTTTCATTTCTATATTGTTGTTGTCTTACTTTCTGTATATTATGTTTAATATACTTGATTCGTATAAGTAGTTTCTCCACTTCTAGAAACTTttaataaaaaaagattttttagaAGGATTTCAAGATTGATCCACTTGACGAATCATCATATGCCGTAGACGTAGAAACCTGTTGGAAAAATGAACCACAATACATCCTTGAGTACAAATTTCTCCCTTAGATATTCATTCTCTTTCCTTCTTGTGGCATCAGTGAGCCCTCGACTTCCAACCAACACTAACTTGTCCGTTGGAGGGGTCAAACCGACCATGCTAACGGCCGCTAATGCGTAGTCGTAGGACTCTGGTGCTTGACTAACTAAAGGATAAACACAACTACAAATTCGAAGGAAAAGAAAGAGGAACAGCTTGAGAGTGCTGAGTAGAACACCATCAAAATTCGAAAACTAATGAACACCTTTTAACTCAAAATCTAAtttcaaatatataatttcaaaaaaaatattttaattatttaaaactatacttcaattttttattttttaacataatattAACTTGTGTTTTATGGTTTGAATTGCCTTTGATTctctttttgaaattttgtttttttaatataatcCATATGCATATTCTGAAGTTGAGGGGTTTATCCGTCGGCACGCCGTTAGGTCAGTTGCTAGAGAAATATTCTGTAAGGATATTttggaaatttaataaaaaaggaGAATATTCTCCTATGAATTGTGCTAAAACCTACCAATAGAGCCTTCTCTTCCGGTTGGATTTGATTTCCGGAATTGCATAAATTACTACACTTGATTTGCAGTTTTGAAGAAGAACAACTTTGTTCGAGTGCCTTGATCCGCTTCCTGGTTCCATAGCCTGACATGGACTCCGTCTCCCTTCGCCCTTTCCCCTTCGCTGCTGCTTCCTTCTTAAGCCCTAATTATCTCACGCCCAAACTTATAGCTCGGCGGATCCCGCTCCGTCACCGCTCCCGCTCTTCCTTGTCCCCTCGCACCACCGTCCGCCTCTCCCTCTCCGAAGGCATCACCAACAACTCCCCGCTTCCCGATCCCTCTTCCGTTACCGCTCCTCTCTTCTCCAACTGGACGCCACCTCGCCCCTTGTGGCGCGGCCTCTCCGCTCTCATCCTCGCCGGACAGGTGGCTCGCCGCGCTCTCTCCGGTCGCATCCACCGTCGGAACACCCTACAGCAGCTGGAGCGCGTTGGCCCCCGCTCCACCGGCGTCTGCCTCCTCACCGCTGCTTTTGTGGGGATGGCCTTTACCATCCAGTTCGTCAGAGAGTTCACCCGCCTCGGCCTCCATCGCTCTGTCGGCGGCGTACTCGCCCTCGCCCTCTCCCGCGAGTTATCCCCTGTTGTCACCTCAGTTGTCGCCGCTGGGCGCATAGGCTCTGCGTTCGCTGCGGAGCTCGGCACCATGCAGGTCTCCGAGCAGACAGACACTCTCCGTGTCCTTGGAGCCCATCCCGTTGACTACCTCGTCACTCCTCGAGTCATCGCTTGTTGCCTTGCTCTTCCAGTCCTTACCCTCCTCTGCTTTTGTGTTGGCCTCGCCTCCAGTGCTTTTCTGGCTGATGCCGTCTTCGGGATCAGCATCAACATTATCCTCGACTCCGCCAGGAGGGCTCTGCGGCCCTGGGACATCATCAGCGCCATGATTAAATCGCAAGTTTTTGGGGCTACGATAGCGGTCGTAAGCTGCGCATGGGGAGTCACTACACACGGCGGGGCCAAGGGGGTTGGTGAATCCACAACGTCGGCAGTTGTCATCTCCCTTGTTGGGATCTTTATCGCGGACTTTGCTCTTTCGTATTTATTTTTCCAGGGTGCAGGTGATTCGCTCAAGTATGCCATGGGATAGACAAATTATCTAATACTTCAATGTATCAATATTTTATTGATTTCGGAATGGCGGGCGGAGCTTTGGCTGGAGAAAAGCTATTTATTTTGCACAGCAAAAAGGTTTTTGGATATTTATAAACAAATCTCATAGAGCTGATGGTATGATCATTCTTAGCACTTATGAATCTTTTCATTGTTTTAGAAGAATGCGAAAGTATGCTTCCCTTAAGAAGGTccaactttctgcttcaattgaAATGCCTGTACTACTTGAGCtgcattttaggtcattaaattCAAGTGTTTATTAGCCTTTATATATCCATTTATGTCTACATCCATATTTGTGAAACTTTCTCATGAGATTATTTGGGTTGTGCGTTTCACTATTTGCCTAGTGTGgttgatatatataaatatattagaaATGGTatcatttatttgttttttttttaaaccaaatttATCCTTGTTTAGATAGTTAAgggttgaaggggagccttggcacaacGATAAATTTGTTGCGTTGTGACCTAAAAGTCATtggttcgaatcttggaaactgtctcttgcaaaaagcagggtaagactgcagATCTTGCATGGCAGGAGCTTTGTGCACCGGACTACCTTTTAGATAGTTAAGGGTTGTTATATCTCACAACTAAATGTCAAATGTACTTGTAATACAATATAGTATCTATCTCAATCAAAATCTTCTCATGTGTAGGATTTCAGCTTTTCAATTTGCTCTTCTTTTCTGAATGGTGTATGTTGATTACATTGTAGGGGATGCCTCAAGAATCAATATTTAATTCATGAACCAAAATAATCTGCAACCTCATTTATTCACTTTAATTTTCCTTCTCTCATTTTATTAAAATGCCAGAAAAATCAAACCTATGACTCCCCACATATCAAATTGTTAGAGTTCTATACATTGGATATCCTCACTTTGCTAATTTGCTCTAGCtttgtttataaaaaaatatagtgtaATTTATATGTACACTCGTGTACCTCCAATTTTTTTAGGAATTCCCACTTGTCcataatttagtttatttaataaaatttactaTAAGTTAAAACCATATTATGTTATCTTATATTTTTTTCTGACTAGATATGATTATTGACAACATATAAAAATTAGTTAAAATGGCATAATATCTGTATTAACTTATATTAATTGGTTCATATTTGGAATTAAGTGGATACTTTAGAAAAAAAGGGCATACATATAATATTAATACAAGTAAACTATTCTGGTATATACATAGTTTAccctaaaatttttataaaatgatataATGTagcttttaattaattaaattagacaaTGTTGGTAAATTTGGTATGAATATTTGCTTTTATGTTGCAAATTCCTATTTCAATAGTGTTTAGTGAGACTTAGGTTTGTTAATAGCTAAATTTTTTATGTGATATTGCCTCTTATGTAATGAACTGCCTTGAGTATAAAACCCACCCATTAGCTTTATTGAGTCTAACCATTGACCTAAATCCTTAATCCAATTTTATGATAGTTCACTCATCTATGCCTTTAAATTCTCTACTCCCTTTTAGCTTACAACCTCTCATGTGGGACTAATTCTGAGATGTTAAATTTTCTCCCACTTTGACTTAGACTTGGATGAGTCTCCTACAGGGGTATGAATCTCAACTTCCAAAATGTTTTTTCCCTAAATTCTCCTTCTTGCAATTAATATGGATGTCAATTGTTGACTCGAGTGTTTGTGCCCAAGTCTAAAATCTCAGTATTTGATACAGGCGAGCTCAACTGTTCAAGTATTAGACGATTTGACTTTCCAATTAAGGCTTCATATTCAACTCACAACCCAAAGTCATCTCTAATCAGCAAAATATGTGACCAAAATAATGGTAACTTCACCACCATCAAAACCTTTAAAATTGATACATCTAACCATGCCTTGAACTAATCAGCTGCAACGATCCAAATATATGACAAAACTGATAATTAACTTTGCTCGAGCCAACCACTCACCCAAATGCTCAAGTCTGAGTGAACGATAGTTCATGCATGCTGGTGTCATCGAATATACTCAGTTTGGTTACAAAATCACATTGGATCACCACAAACAAACTCGACATACATCAACCAATAGTTTTGTTTTTCTAGTAGTTACTATAGCGATTCTCAGTCCATTAATCCAAAATGTCCATTGCTAAGAGCACACAAATAATATGTGGTATCCTAAATTTGAGACCTTGTATTTTACTGGTTCTGTGTCACAAAGTGCCGAATGCATAATTCATGTTGCTTAACATATAGCAGACTTGTTTTAACATTTTGTCAATTACAAAAATTATCTTTCTTCAGATCAGATTTCTCTTGAACTGTTTCCTGTATTTCCCAAAACTATTGAACTTGTAAATGATTGTAAATAACTATGTTTGGaggtattatattaattttttatatattttaatgtagattatgcttcattttaaaaaataaactagatTGGCCCAATTTACTAGATACATTTGTTTATGCCTTGAATCTTTAAGTATATGATGCAACTTGTATTGATTTTTAGATTCATTGTTTGATTGTATCCGCGAAGAAGAAAAAGTATTCTTAATTTGTCCTGATTTTAAATTAGAGATGCATTAAGACTAAGCCGTAGGATAATGATATTTCAATGTGCATTTAAATTTCATAAATCATGTGAATTGGTTTGATTTTAATTCTTACCATCTTAAGCGATTACAGTTGTCCTAGAACATCCTTGGCCCATCTAGGCTTGATTCAAAATTCACTGACTACATTTGTTTATGCCATGGAACTTTAAGAATACGATGCAACTTGTGTTGATTTTTAGATTCATTGCTTGATTGTATCCGCGAAGAAGAAAAAGTATTCTTAATTTGTCCTGATTTTAAATTAGAGATGCATTAAGACTAAGCCGTAGGATAATGATATTTGAATGTGCATTTAAATTTCATAAATCATGTGAATTGGTTTGATTTTAATTCTTACCATCTTAAGCGATTACACTTGTCCTAGAACATCCTTGGCCCATCTAGGCTTGATTAAAAATTCACTGACTACATTTGTTTATGCCATGGAACTTTAAGAATATGATGCAACTTGTGTTGATTTTTAGATTCATTGCTTGATTGTATCCGCGAAGAAGAAAAAGTATTCTTAATTTGTCCTGATTTTAAATTAGAGATGCATTAAGACTAAGCCGTAGGATAATGATATTTCAATGTGCATTTAAATTTCATAAATCATGTGAATTGGTTTGATTTTAATTCTTACCATCTTAAGCGATTACACTTGTCCTAGAACATCCTTGGCCCATCTAGGCTTGATTCAAAATTCACTGACTACATTTGTTTATGCCATGGAACTTTAAGAATATGATGCAACTTGTGTTGATTTTTAGATTCATTGCTTGATTGTATCCGTGAAGAAGAAAAAGTATTCTTAATTTATCCTGATTTTAAATTAGAGATGCATTAAGACTAAGCCGTAAGATAATGATATTTCAATGTGCATTTAAATTTCATAAATCATGTGAATTGGTTTGATTTTAATTCTTACCATCTTAAGCGATTACACTTGTCCTAGAACATCCTTGGCCCATCTAGGCTTGATTCAAAAGTCACTGACTACATTTGTTTATGCCATGGAACTTTAAGAATATGATGCAACTTGTGTTGATTTTTAGATTCATTGCTTGATTGTATCCGCGAAGAAGAAAAAGTATTCTTAATTTGTCCTGATTTTAAATTAGAGATGCATTAAGACTAAGCCGTAGGATAATGATATTTCAATGTGCATTTAAATTTCATAAATCATGTGAATTGGTTTGATTTTAATTCTTACCATCTTAAGCGATTACACTTGTCCTAGAACATCCTTGGCCCATCTAGGCTTGATTAAAAATTCACTGACTACATTTGTTTATGCCATGGAACTTTAAGAATATGATGCAACTTGTGTTGATTTTTAGATTCATTGCTTGATTGTATCCGcgaagaagaaaaaatattcttaatttgtcctgATTTTAAATTAGAGATGCATTAAGACTAAGTCATAGGATAATGATATTTCAATGTGCATTTAAATTTCATAAATCATGTGAATTGGTTTGATTTTAATTCTTACCATCTTAAGCGATTACACTTGTCCTAGAACATCCTTGGCCCATCTAGGCTTGATTCAAAATTCATTGACTACATTTGTTTATGCCATGGAACTTTAAGAATATGATGCAACTTGTGTTGATTTTTGATGGAGCGATCAAAGCTACTAGTCAGCTAATGGATCCTCAATGTTCATATCAAGGATCAAAATCTCAAACCACTGTGTCAGAATTTTAGTCTTTGATTGGAGCGATATTGCTTTGGTATTGTGTCAACGTTTTGATGCATGGTGCTAGTGATGAAttggaggaggaaggaggaaggagatgaagcttAAGGAGACATTGTATGTGCCAAATGGTATTTGGCATCGATAATTAGTTTCGACCATTTTGCTTAACATAGTATTGGATTTCAAATCATGGTTCATATTCCCATGACACTAGTTATTCTGATGGAGGCAAAAACTTGTTTATGACTTATTTCCAATGATTGTATTGCTTCTCCAACCAATATTCAAACCCAAACATCCTTCCATTGAAGGCTTGAGCCCATTAATCATATTTAAGCATCTGGAGCTTACTTGTGAGTAGAAACAGGCTATATGCATCTCTTGTTGTGCTCTTTGGTTCTTGAAGGTTGTATAACCAATCCATAGCATCTAATCTCTCTTAGAGCAAGCCAAAGAAAGGAGAATTTAGACTCTGCATTTCTATCCTTCATTAATCTAGCTTACATTTATTGTTAAACTTTGTGGTTTAAACTACATCTAGTGACAGATGTGAATGTTTGTGGTTGCCATTTTAAATCCTAGTGTGGATTCATTTTCAAGCTTTTGGTAAACAACGGAAGAATTGATAACCACGAGATACCCTAGAACGTCTATAGGCTGAGGTGAGATTTCTCTAGAGCTTAGAGTGATGAGTGCTTGATGGGAACTTAGGACTAAATAGGGCTTGAGAATGCAACTAAGCACCTAACTTGTAAAGAATTATCAAGAGAAGAGGTAGAAGGGATTCAATGCAAAATGAGAGCACCAGTCACCGAGTTGAGGGCCTCAATGAGGGTATGCCCCATATCTTTATATGTTGCTAAAATTCTAGTTATGTGGTATGACTTCAAATTTGCAAGAAGCAGATACTAGGTAGAGTATTGACTCATTCAAGGAATCTAAGTTCCTTATTTTTGTATTAATAATTCTTGCTTGATTGTTTGTTATCCTTCTTATTGTGATTGTTATGCTTATATGCAACTTGTGATTCTAGTTGAACATATTTAAGAACTTGTGGTTATGACTTCATAAGCATTCAAATGGTGAGTAATATGTATTAGTAATTTATCTCaagtatttagctatttaatgatATTGGAGGTGCTCACACCTGTCTATTTAGCTATATTGGTTAAAGTGACAAACTGGTGAGTAACATATGATTGTGCAGAAGTTCTAATTCATGATTCTGTGTGATAGTGATTAAGTGCTTAAATATGAGGAATAAGCTAAAGACGTCAAGCGATCAAGTTATTTCCATGATTTTTTTTCATTAGGattagctagagggggtgaatggaCATAATTTGGTATTAAATATTCTTTTCATTTGCTCTTGCAAATGCAACGTATAAATAAATCCGTTAGCAATTAATATCCATGAGatgtagagaaaaaaaataaaaaaagacaaTTAATGCAAACATAATGCGTTAAATGTGGTTCAGATTCCTACGTTCTATTCTATAGTTTACGACTCATAAGGAGAGTCACTCCTTGAAATCCCCTACATGAAACAAGTTCTCCGGTGTAGAAAATTCGTACGAAAATATTTTCTTCTTTCGTTTACAAAAACTATGAAATTAAAACACGAAAGAGAATTATAAAAAGTATTTTGAATGGTAACAATAGAGAAGAGAATGCAAGTTGGCTTGTAATTAATATCATTTGAAGTCGCCTCACTTCATATTTATAGTGGCATTCTTTAGGACTTCAGCCAACTCAAATTTGACAACAAGCTTCTTCTCCGGTCGACTAAAGGTCCACCTAGTTGATTCAAAACAATATCAATTGATTAATTGGGTAATCATGACCTTTTCATTCACTGACTGTCTTCAGTCGACTCACTTTGATAAACTCGTGGTCTTTTCATTGGTAACATGACTCCAATTGACTAGATTCATCCCAGTTAACTCAAATCCTATTTCCATGAACCTTATTTTGCAAAAAGATCAAGTCTTCAATTGACTCAATCAAACACAAAACAATCGACtcaaacaattttatttattgaaatATAATTCATTTGACTCAAGCTAGAACGTAATATTTCTGTTGGTGAGCAAACTATCTGTACTTGACTTCGTAGTTGGTTGAATTTTCTCGATTTCAAGTTAATTCCACTTTGACAGTAAACCCTAAGTAAAAAAATTCAACCAAAACCTAAAACAACATTTACTCGCACACTCATCTCACACATCTTTATGACTTGATGCGATGATGCTC includes these proteins:
- the LOC122026417 gene encoding protein TRIGALACTOSYLDIACYLGLYCEROL 1, chloroplastic-like — its product is MDSVSLRPFPFAAASFLSPNYLTPKLIARRIPLRHRSRSSLSPRTTVRLSLSEGITNNSPLPDPSSVTAPLFSNWTPPRPLWRGLSALILAGQVARRALSGRIHRRNTLQQLERVGPRSTGVCLLTAAFVGMAFTIQFVREFTRLGLHRSVGGVLALALSRELSPVVTSVVAAGRIGSAFAAELGTMQVSEQTDTLRVLGAHPVDYLVTPRVIACCLALPVLTLLCFCVGLASSAFLADAVFGISINIILDSARRALRPWDIISAMIKSQVFGATIAVVSCAWGVTTHGGAKGVGESTTSAVVISLVGIFIADFALSYLFFQGAGDSLKYAMG